A genome region from Myroides fluvii includes the following:
- a CDS encoding outer membrane beta-barrel family protein: MNSKLSLLFFLLSCCGVFAQGSVKITGRVLDKNLKEAIPYATITLKKGDTVITGGMTTDNGTFSITAAAHTYNLDIQFIGYTPYHKEIALKNATDLGTIYLEAESTTLADVNIVAERSTIEQKIDRKVITVGKDLTTVGATASDIMNNIPSVNVDKDGKISLRGNENVRILLDGRPTNMSAEQLLKQIPSTSIKSIELITNPSAKYNPEGMSGIINIVLHKNTANGFNGSIDSGVTIAKNIQSTTSLNLNYRQGKLNFFGNASYSDGKSKNDGDMFRQDILSPTTINMLSKNKNILYKVGVDYYINDNNTLSFYTNQSTNKSNLNLKTTTIYPDQSFDDIFQKTKYDNKNTFSTYNLAYKHLFEKKGHTLDVEVNHNINKADMDGDYLTKLGIASDLLYQDGNNDKNTLSTVNIDYVNPLNDHTKLELGAEGRISRADNNFSSNNPLIPSNQAAIANKYDQDIFSAYATFGQTLGKFNYQVGTRVESYKVDSKLDGTAAFKDDYITLYPSVYVGYNLTQNDMFNLSYSRRVDRPGVRQTNPVRQFSTPLMTMVGNPELKPQFTNSVELNYTRLFAKRSSVTAGVYYRRINHEINHVIYDDPENDNPNALLMTFDNYKSNDAYGFEVSANIIVTPWWDMQPAVDFSSIKQTGFVSQLDATGTMQTVLRDITANAFNARLNSNFKATKNLRFNLFGFYRGAVDGITSDAQEMYKIDAGARYALMNNKLGISVRFNDIFNTMSYKFKTKYPYPSTGEFKWESQSVYIGVNYTFGGGKGRSLQRKHRDSNTKQSGGSGGLF, from the coding sequence ATGAATTCAAAACTATCTTTATTGTTCTTCCTATTGTCCTGCTGTGGTGTTTTCGCCCAAGGTTCAGTAAAAATAACAGGGCGTGTACTTGATAAAAACCTCAAGGAGGCGATCCCTTATGCGACAATTACTTTGAAAAAAGGAGATACGGTTATCACTGGTGGAATGACCACAGATAATGGTACCTTCTCTATTACTGCTGCTGCTCATACGTATAACCTGGATATTCAATTTATCGGTTATACCCCTTATCACAAAGAAATAGCCTTGAAAAATGCTACTGATTTAGGTACAATTTATTTAGAGGCTGAATCAACAACTTTAGCAGATGTCAATATTGTGGCTGAACGCTCTACTATCGAACAAAAAATTGACCGAAAAGTAATTACAGTAGGTAAAGATTTAACAACGGTAGGAGCTACAGCATCGGATATCATGAACAATATCCCTTCTGTAAACGTAGACAAGGACGGTAAAATATCTTTGAGAGGAAACGAAAACGTAAGAATCTTATTAGATGGAAGACCAACAAATATGTCTGCCGAGCAATTGTTGAAACAAATTCCATCGACTTCGATTAAAAGTATTGAATTAATTACGAATCCAAGTGCAAAATACAACCCAGAAGGGATGTCAGGAATTATCAACATTGTCTTACACAAGAATACAGCAAATGGATTCAATGGTTCTATAGATAGCGGTGTGACGATTGCAAAAAATATTCAATCGACAACTTCTTTAAACTTAAACTACAGACAAGGAAAATTAAACTTCTTTGGAAATGCGAGTTATTCGGATGGTAAGTCTAAAAATGACGGAGACATGTTCCGTCAAGATATCCTATCTCCCACAACGATTAATATGTTAAGTAAGAATAAGAATATCTTATACAAAGTAGGGGTTGATTACTATATCAATGACAATAATACGTTGTCTTTTTATACGAATCAAAGTACAAACAAAAGTAATTTGAATCTAAAAACAACGACAATCTACCCTGATCAATCGTTTGACGATATTTTTCAAAAGACAAAATACGACAACAAAAACACATTCAGCACGTACAACTTAGCGTATAAGCATTTATTTGAGAAAAAAGGACATACGCTAGATGTTGAAGTAAACCACAACATCAACAAAGCGGATATGGACGGGGATTACTTAACAAAATTAGGTATCGCTAGTGATTTATTGTATCAAGATGGAAACAACGACAAAAACACCTTGTCTACGGTGAATATTGATTACGTAAACCCATTGAACGACCATACAAAATTAGAGTTAGGAGCAGAAGGTAGAATTTCAAGAGCTGATAATAATTTCAGTTCAAATAATCCTTTGATTCCATCGAACCAGGCAGCTATTGCTAATAAATACGATCAAGATATCTTTTCAGCTTATGCTACATTTGGTCAGACTTTAGGAAAATTCAACTACCAAGTTGGAACCAGAGTAGAAAGTTATAAAGTAGATTCTAAGTTAGATGGAACAGCTGCGTTTAAAGATGACTATATCACTCTTTATCCTTCTGTTTATGTAGGATATAACTTAACACAAAACGACATGTTTAACTTGAGCTATAGTCGTCGTGTAGATCGTCCAGGTGTAAGACAAACGAATCCTGTACGTCAATTTTCAACACCATTGATGACAATGGTTGGAAATCCAGAATTAAAACCGCAGTTTACCAATTCAGTAGAGCTAAATTACACGCGATTATTTGCTAAGAGAAGTAGCGTTACTGCTGGGGTTTACTACAGACGTATTAATCACGAAATCAATCACGTAATTTACGATGATCCTGAAAATGACAATCCCAATGCATTATTAATGACTTTTGACAACTACAAATCAAATGACGCTTATGGATTTGAGGTTTCTGCTAATATTATCGTTACTCCTTGGTGGGATATGCAGCCTGCGGTTGATTTCTCAAGCATCAAACAAACGGGATTTGTCTCGCAATTAGATGCAACAGGAACAATGCAAACCGTATTGCGTGATATCACAGCCAATGCATTCAATGCTCGTTTAAACAGTAACTTCAAAGCAACGAAAAACTTGCGTTTCAATTTATTTGGTTTTTACAGAGGAGCAGTGGATGGTATTACTTCAGACGCACAAGAAATGTACAAAATTGATGCAGGAGCCCGTTATGCATTAATGAACAATAAATTAGGCATCAGCGTGAGATTTAATGACATTTTCAATACCATGTCTTACAAGTTCAAAACAAAATATCCGTACCCATCAACAGGCGAATTTAAATGGGAAAGTCAATCGGTATATATCGGTGTAAACTATACCTTCGGGGGTGGAAAAGGACGTTCATTACAAAGAAAACATAGAGATAGCAACACCAAACAAAGTGGAGGATCAGGAGGACTGTTCTAA
- a CDS encoding NYN domain-containing protein, with product MEKNNNNIAILVDGDNAQAKLLENILAEVSKYGKVTIRRIYGDWTTPQMNSWKDLLNDLSFSPIQKFNYTSGKNSTDSSLIIDAMDILHAKMVDGFCIVSSDSDYTGLAKRIREEGIFVMGIGEKKTPTAFVQSCEIFTYCETLMPKVVKAEKNVNQEKKAVVGEEEDNDTLTITKKEMRLIDKAFDMSVDEEVEAYISTVGNNLRKLDPSFDSRDYGFRNLTEMFKHLKTYEVINNNVKGLNHPLVKKK from the coding sequence ATGGAAAAAAACAATAATAATATAGCGATACTCGTTGATGGAGATAACGCACAAGCCAAATTATTAGAAAATATATTAGCAGAGGTTTCAAAATATGGAAAAGTTACAATTCGACGTATTTATGGCGATTGGACTACTCCTCAAATGAATAGTTGGAAGGATTTATTAAATGATTTGTCTTTCTCACCTATTCAAAAATTTAATTATACTTCGGGGAAAAACTCGACTGATAGCTCCTTGATCATTGATGCCATGGATATCTTACACGCCAAAATGGTCGATGGGTTTTGTATTGTCTCTAGTGATAGTGATTATACAGGATTAGCCAAGCGAATTCGAGAAGAAGGAATCTTTGTAATGGGAATAGGAGAGAAGAAAACACCGACTGCCTTTGTGCAATCCTGTGAGATTTTTACTTATTGTGAAACGTTGATGCCCAAAGTAGTAAAAGCTGAGAAGAATGTTAATCAGGAGAAAAAAGCAGTCGTAGGTGAAGAAGAAGACAATGATACTTTGACTATCACTAAAAAAGAAATGCGACTCATTGATAAAGCTTTTGATATGTCCGTGGATGAAGAAGTAGAAGCTTATATTTCTACGGTAGGGAATAACCTGCGAAAACTAGATCCAAGTTTTGACTCGCGTGATTATGGTTTTAGAAATTTAACCGAAATGTTTAAACATCTAAAAACCTACGAAGTCATTAATAATAATGTAAAAGGATTAAATCATCCTTTAGTAAAAAAGAAGTAA
- a CDS encoding DUF3667 domain-containing protein, translating into MTHCSSCNLKESGNFCSNCGQSLVVERIDRKYALQELMKLTGYEKGFIYTVKELAIRPGHVIRQYLMEDRQRITKPITFLILTSLIYTLVSHYFKSDLIHTGMMKSMYGDSYIFELSVWVQQHYGYANLLMLVPITFWTKLLFDKYQYNTYETFVVTSLIMAEGMLLYTLQVLLNFVFPKVILLNELITAVVLFFYVGWAIGKFYGGTKGNYFKALLSYLLGVASFQVIVTVIGIIVDIVFKK; encoded by the coding sequence ATGACTCATTGTTCAAGTTGTAATTTGAAAGAATCTGGTAATTTTTGCTCTAATTGTGGGCAATCTCTGGTTGTTGAGCGGATTGATCGTAAATATGCCTTGCAAGAATTGATGAAACTCACAGGGTATGAAAAAGGTTTTATTTACACGGTTAAAGAATTAGCCATTCGCCCTGGTCATGTGATTCGTCAATATTTGATGGAAGATCGACAGCGAATTACAAAACCCATTACTTTTCTTATCCTGACATCGTTGATCTATACCCTTGTTAGCCATTATTTCAAGTCTGATCTCATTCATACGGGAATGATGAAATCGATGTATGGAGATTCCTATATTTTTGAACTGTCTGTTTGGGTACAACAACATTATGGATATGCCAACTTGTTGATGTTAGTGCCTATTACTTTTTGGACTAAGCTTTTGTTTGACAAATACCAATACAATACGTATGAAACTTTTGTCGTGACGAGTTTAATTATGGCTGAAGGAATGCTGCTGTACACGCTCCAAGTGTTGTTGAATTTTGTATTTCCAAAAGTTATTCTGCTTAACGAATTGATTACAGCCGTTGTTCTATTTTTTTACGTGGGTTGGGCTATTGGTAAGTTTTATGGAGGAACCAAAGGCAATTACTTTAAAGCATTACTTAGTTACCTGCTCGGAGTAGCGTCTTTCCAAGTCATTGTAACAGTGATTGGAATAATTGTAGATATTGTATTTAAAAAATAA
- a CDS encoding CDP-alcohol phosphatidyltransferase family protein, with protein sequence MKKHLPNFITLLNLSSGLIACIYAFDDNIHMAFLWVCIGIFFDYWDGFVARILDVKSELGLQLDSLADMVTSGVVPGLIIYKQLANIQETQGLYNLTPETYYMAIVPYLGFLITLGAAYRLAKFNIDTRQTDSFIGLPTPGNALFILSLPLIVSTTDSETIISFLSNPYVLVIISVLSAYIMNAELPLFSLKINPKNLGAYKLQLGFVLVSVILLIALHYLAIPIIILLYILLSVVKNMPAKKEIV encoded by the coding sequence ATGAAAAAACACCTTCCAAATTTCATCACTTTATTAAACCTTTCTTCAGGATTAATAGCTTGTATCTATGCATTTGACGACAATATCCACATGGCCTTTTTATGGGTGTGTATTGGTATTTTCTTCGACTATTGGGATGGATTTGTAGCGCGAATTCTCGACGTTAAGAGCGAATTAGGACTTCAATTGGATTCCTTAGCCGATATGGTAACCAGTGGTGTTGTACCTGGGTTAATTATTTACAAACAGTTAGCGAATATTCAAGAAACGCAAGGTTTGTACAATCTTACCCCGGAAACATATTATATGGCTATCGTTCCCTATTTGGGTTTCCTTATAACTTTAGGAGCGGCATATCGCTTAGCGAAATTCAATATTGATACCAGACAAACGGATTCATTTATCGGATTACCTACGCCAGGAAATGCCCTTTTTATTTTGAGCTTACCCTTAATTGTAAGTACAACTGATTCTGAGACGATTATTTCATTCTTGAGTAATCCGTATGTATTGGTTATCATTAGCGTATTGAGTGCCTATATCATGAATGCGGAATTACCGTTGTTTTCATTGAAAATTAATCCTAAAAATTTGGGAGCCTATAAATTGCAATTGGGCTTTGTTCTTGTTTCGGTTATTTTATTAATCGCTTTACATTACTTAGCTATTCCAATAATCATCTTGCTTTACATTTTGCTTTCAGTCGTTAAAAATATGCCAGCAAAAAAAGAAATAGTTTAA
- a CDS encoding putative type IX sorting system protein PorV2, which yields MKKLTVCTLLFCIGIAAHAQKARKYSNEFLNIGVDAVAMGMANSVVSSSGDVNSVYWNPAGLMQLEDQQVALMHASYFANIAQYDYAAFAMPLDERSALGISVIRFGVDDIMNTTELIDQHGNIDYNRISLFSAADYAFVLSYARNTPIPGLTYGVNAKVVRRVIGKFANSWGFGFDAGVQYKTNSDWMFGVMARDITTTYNMWNINKKEYSKVQNAVEGMNQELPETTEITLPKLQMGVSKNVKLSRDLNLLAAFALHVEFAETNAVISSGSMSMTPSLGVEFGYANLVFVRGGVGNFQNNRQMDNSQKMEFQPNIGVGFHYKGIQVDYALTDIGDQSAAIYSNVFSLKLDLGIFRK from the coding sequence GTGAAAAAGCTAACAGTGTGTACGTTATTATTTTGCATAGGAATTGCAGCTCATGCGCAAAAAGCGCGAAAATATTCCAATGAGTTTTTGAATATTGGAGTAGATGCCGTTGCGATGGGAATGGCTAATAGCGTAGTTTCTTCAAGTGGAGATGTGAATTCCGTCTATTGGAATCCTGCGGGACTGATGCAATTGGAAGATCAACAGGTCGCTTTGATGCATGCTAGTTATTTCGCTAATATTGCTCAATATGATTATGCCGCATTCGCTATGCCGTTAGATGAGCGAAGCGCTTTGGGAATTTCAGTTATCCGTTTTGGTGTTGACGATATTATGAATACAACCGAATTAATTGATCAACACGGAAATATTGATTACAATCGCATTAGTTTGTTCTCTGCCGCTGATTATGCCTTTGTCCTTTCTTATGCGCGCAATACGCCCATTCCAGGGTTGACTTACGGTGTCAATGCTAAAGTAGTGCGACGCGTTATCGGAAAGTTTGCCAATTCTTGGGGATTTGGATTTGATGCTGGTGTACAGTATAAAACCAATTCAGATTGGATGTTTGGTGTGATGGCCCGCGATATTACAACCACGTACAATATGTGGAATATCAATAAAAAAGAATACAGCAAAGTGCAAAATGCTGTGGAAGGAATGAATCAGGAATTGCCAGAAACAACAGAAATCACCCTGCCTAAATTACAAATGGGCGTATCGAAAAACGTGAAACTCTCTCGTGATTTGAATTTGCTAGCTGCATTTGCGCTTCACGTTGAATTTGCTGAAACCAATGCCGTGATTTCAAGTGGATCGATGAGTATGACCCCTTCACTTGGTGTTGAGTTTGGTTATGCTAATTTAGTGTTCGTTCGTGGTGGAGTTGGAAATTTCCAAAATAACAGACAAATGGACAATAGCCAGAAGATGGAATTTCAACCCAATATTGGTGTGGGATTCCACTACAAAGGAATTCAAGTCGATTATGCTTTAACTGATATAGGGGATCAAAGTGCAGCTATTTACTCCAACGTATTCTCATTGAAATTAGATTTAGGAATTTTTAGAAAATAA
- a CDS encoding lipoprotein N-acyltransferase Lnb domain-containing protein: MKKLIALFFAVFMMQGSFGKTADRQLSEKARISVLTCGTGEQLYALFGHTAIRVYDPTEGIDRVYNYGLFDFRIPNFYPKFVKGDLLYFVDYDSYESFVVNYAYDNRSVVEQELNLSQVQKQRVWSLLNESLKEENRFYTYKFIDQNCTTKVVDVLNEVLTEPINVAIEGNTANYRTILNTYLKDRYFEKLGINLIFGNKVDYPSTSLFLPDKFQAGLAHTMNGDQPLVKEEVTVFQAKPIDAYVWWNTYWFASLLCALVLVLSINRVVRSIYFIAMGLFGLFFLLIGFYSFHSEVLVNNVILLCNPILLFIPFVNNKGKIKRILRLIVLLMLMLYVFLNLFSEKLIITLPLYLLTLTTLFLEFRSSVEKNREK, encoded by the coding sequence ATGAAAAAATTAATCGCGCTGTTCTTTGCTGTGTTTATGATGCAAGGAAGCTTTGGAAAAACAGCAGATAGACAATTGTCAGAGAAAGCAAGAATCAGTGTTTTAACCTGTGGAACGGGCGAACAACTTTATGCGCTTTTTGGACATACAGCCATTCGAGTGTATGACCCAACAGAAGGGATTGATCGTGTGTACAATTATGGATTGTTTGATTTTAGAATACCGAACTTCTATCCTAAATTTGTGAAAGGCGATTTGCTTTACTTTGTGGATTACGATAGTTATGAAAGTTTTGTCGTTAACTATGCTTATGATAATCGTTCTGTGGTTGAACAAGAACTCAATCTTTCTCAAGTACAGAAACAACGCGTTTGGAGTCTTTTAAACGAATCGTTGAAGGAGGAAAATCGCTTTTATACGTATAAATTTATTGATCAAAATTGCACGACTAAAGTCGTTGATGTCTTAAATGAAGTGTTAACTGAACCAATTAACGTTGCGATTGAAGGAAATACAGCAAATTATCGTACAATCTTAAATACGTATTTAAAAGATCGTTATTTCGAAAAATTGGGAATTAATCTGATTTTTGGAAATAAAGTAGATTACCCGTCTACCTCGTTGTTTTTACCTGATAAATTTCAAGCAGGATTGGCTCACACCATGAATGGAGATCAACCTTTGGTGAAAGAAGAAGTTACCGTTTTTCAAGCTAAACCGATTGATGCTTATGTATGGTGGAATACCTACTGGTTTGCCTCTCTACTTTGTGCTTTAGTGTTGGTTTTGTCTATCAATCGCGTAGTTCGCTCCATTTACTTTATCGCCATGGGGCTTTTTGGACTATTTTTTCTATTAATAGGATTTTATTCCTTTCATAGTGAAGTATTAGTAAATAATGTGATTTTGCTATGTAATCCCATCTTACTTTTTATTCCATTTGTTAATAATAAAGGTAAAATTAAAAGAATATTAAGATTAATTGTTTTATTAATGTTAATGCTGTATGTTTTTTTGAATTTATTCTCAGAAAAATTAATAATAACGCTACCTTTGTACCTCTTAACTCTGACAACTTTATTTTTAGAGTTTAGAAGTAGTGTAGAAAAGAATAGAGAAAAATAA
- a CDS encoding tyrosine-protein phosphatase yields the protein MFSFFKSKPILKNLIPEGYVDIHSHLIYGIDDGAKTIDDTKYIISSMQNLGFEQAIATPHTTPLVWENTREGILVQHQKVQEQLPQESKAIGLSVASEYLMDESLLPYIENKELLTLKDNYVLVEMSYMNPPIQLMDILFQLKSNGYDIVLAHPERYNFYHQNTAMYKKLKKAGCLFQMNLLSVTGYYGKHVLEAANYLLQHGLIDFVGSDIHHEKHIKGFDAKVEVKAIEFFTQAINNNQEFRK from the coding sequence ATGTTTTCATTTTTTAAATCTAAACCGATTTTAAAAAACTTAATTCCCGAAGGTTATGTGGATATTCATTCCCATTTAATTTATGGTATTGACGATGGAGCCAAGACAATTGATGATACAAAATACATTATCTCTTCGATGCAAAACCTCGGCTTTGAACAAGCAATCGCCACACCCCATACCACACCTTTAGTTTGGGAAAATACGCGTGAAGGTATTTTAGTACAACATCAAAAAGTACAAGAACAATTGCCTCAAGAATCCAAAGCAATTGGGTTGAGTGTTGCTTCAGAATATTTGATGGATGAAAGTCTATTGCCCTATATCGAAAACAAAGAACTTTTAACGCTAAAGGACAATTACGTTTTGGTTGAAATGTCCTATATGAATCCACCTATTCAACTCATGGATATCTTGTTTCAGTTGAAATCCAACGGATATGATATTGTATTAGCTCACCCAGAACGCTATAATTTTTATCACCAAAATACAGCCATGTACAAAAAATTGAAGAAAGCAGGTTGTCTTTTTCAAATGAATTTACTCTCCGTAACTGGATATTATGGCAAACATGTATTAGAAGCCGCAAATTATTTATTGCAACACGGATTGATTGATTTTGTAGGATCCGATATTCACCACGAAAAACACATCAAGGGATTTGATGCTAAAGTGGAGGTAAAAGCCATTGAGTTTTTTACGCAAGCAATTAATAATAATCAAGAGTTTAGAAAGTAG
- a CDS encoding DUF1573 domain-containing protein, producing the protein MKKLIAVFALVLSSALSFAQSGPKIQFAAENNTIDYGTVIRGNDDGLRTFEFTNTGDQPLIITNVRSTCGCTVPSKPTEPIMPGKKGNIDVKYNMSIGRISRTITVESNAVNYENGTVPLRIKGEVVDK; encoded by the coding sequence ATGAAAAAATTAATAGCAGTATTCGCATTAGTCTTATCTAGTGCCTTATCATTCGCTCAAAGTGGTCCAAAAATTCAGTTCGCTGCTGAGAACAACACCATCGATTACGGAACAGTGATTAGAGGGAATGACGATGGATTACGTACATTCGAATTCACAAACACAGGTGATCAACCGTTGATCATTACAAACGTGCGTTCTACATGTGGATGTACCGTTCCTTCAAAACCAACAGAGCCTATCATGCCAGGTAAAAAAGGAAACATCGATGTAAAATACAACATGAGCATCGGAAGAATCAGCCGTACAATTACTGTTGAATCTAATGCCGTAAACTATGAAAACGGTACAGTGCCTTTGAGAATTAAAGGTGAAGTTGTAGATAAATAA
- a CDS encoding valine--tRNA ligase, which produces MVIPAQFDAKQVEQKWYQYWMENNFFRSVPDERQPYTIVIPPPNVTGVLHMGHMLNVTIQDVLIRRARLKGLNACWVPGTDHASIATEAKVVAKLREQGINKNDLTREEFLTHAWEWKEEYGGVILDQLKKLGASCDWERTKFTMDPEMSQQVIKLFVDLYNKGLIYRGYRMVNWDPEAKTTLSDEEVIYEERQGKLYHVKYQIEGTSDYLTIATTRPETILGDSAICIHPNDERYQHLKGKNAIVPICNRVVPIIFDEYVDMEFGTGCLKVTPAHDVNDKELGERHNLEIIDIFNADATLNDLGLHYKGKDRFVVRKEIETELAAIGALDKVENYLNNVGTSERTKAVIEPRLSDQWFLKMEELAKPALDAVMTTEDVKLYPSRYNSTYRSWLENIRDWNISRQLWWGHQIPAFYYGDGKEDFVVAETKDAALELAKAKSGKADLTVTDLRQDEDALDTWFSSWLWPMAVFNGLIDPENEEFKYYYPTNDLVTGPDIIFFWVARMIMAGYEYTGVQPFTNVYFTGIVRDKQRRKMSKSLGNSPDALGLIEKFGADGVRVGLLLSASAGNDILFDEELCAQGKAFTNKVWNAFRLIKGWEVSETLAQPETAKVSLAWYEAKLQKTLVEIEDHFSKYRISDALMAIYKLVWDDFCSWFLEMIKPGYQQPIDAITYNKVIELLEENLKLLHPFMPFLTEEIWQLINERTAEQALVISTWPEMKAFDENVIKEFEFTMEVIAGIRTIRKDKNISFKDTIDLKIINKEKVSTYFDCVISKLGNVTSMEYVTDQVSGALSYRVKSNEYFIPMEGNVNVEEEIAKLEEELNYLKGFLKSVQGKLSNEKFVSGAPEQVVASEKKKEADALAKIATIEQSLAGLK; this is translated from the coding sequence ATGGTAATTCCTGCACAATTTGACGCAAAGCAAGTAGAGCAAAAATGGTATCAGTATTGGATGGAAAATAATTTTTTCCGATCTGTACCAGATGAAAGACAGCCGTACACCATTGTAATACCTCCTCCAAACGTAACGGGAGTATTGCACATGGGGCATATGTTGAATGTTACAATTCAAGATGTATTAATACGTCGCGCACGTTTAAAAGGGCTAAACGCATGTTGGGTCCCTGGAACGGATCACGCATCTATTGCAACTGAAGCCAAAGTCGTCGCTAAATTGAGAGAGCAGGGAATCAATAAAAACGACTTAACTAGAGAAGAATTCTTAACACACGCATGGGAATGGAAAGAGGAATATGGCGGTGTGATTTTAGACCAGTTGAAAAAACTAGGAGCTTCTTGTGATTGGGAACGTACAAAGTTTACAATGGACCCAGAAATGTCACAACAAGTAATCAAGTTGTTTGTTGATTTGTATAATAAAGGACTGATTTACCGTGGGTACCGTATGGTGAACTGGGATCCTGAAGCGAAAACAACCTTATCGGATGAAGAGGTTATTTACGAAGAACGCCAAGGAAAACTGTATCACGTAAAATATCAAATCGAAGGAACTTCGGATTATTTAACGATTGCAACAACGCGTCCAGAAACAATTTTGGGAGATTCTGCCATTTGTATTCATCCAAATGACGAGCGTTACCAACATTTAAAAGGTAAAAATGCAATCGTGCCGATTTGTAATCGCGTGGTGCCTATTATTTTCGATGAGTATGTAGATATGGAATTCGGAACAGGATGCTTGAAAGTAACGCCTGCTCACGATGTAAATGATAAAGAGTTAGGGGAACGTCACAACTTGGAAATTATAGATATTTTCAATGCAGATGCTACGTTAAATGATTTAGGCTTGCACTACAAAGGAAAAGATCGCTTTGTGGTTCGCAAGGAAATTGAAACGGAATTAGCAGCCATTGGTGCGTTAGATAAAGTAGAAAACTACCTGAATAATGTAGGAACGTCTGAGCGTACAAAAGCTGTAATTGAACCGCGTTTATCGGATCAATGGTTCTTGAAAATGGAAGAGTTAGCAAAACCTGCTTTAGATGCGGTAATGACAACTGAAGATGTAAAATTATATCCAAGTCGTTATAACAGTACCTATAGAAGTTGGTTGGAAAATATTCGCGATTGGAATATTTCTCGTCAATTGTGGTGGGGACACCAAATCCCCGCTTTCTACTATGGAGATGGGAAAGAGGATTTTGTGGTGGCTGAGACAAAAGATGCGGCTCTTGAATTGGCAAAAGCTAAATCAGGAAAAGCAGATTTGACAGTGACTGATCTAAGACAAGATGAAGATGCATTAGATACCTGGTTTTCTTCTTGGTTATGGCCGATGGCTGTTTTCAACGGATTAATCGACCCAGAAAACGAAGAATTTAAATACTATTATCCTACAAATGACCTTGTTACTGGTCCGGATATTATTTTCTTCTGGGTAGCGCGTATGATTATGGCTGGATATGAATATACAGGGGTACAACCCTTTACGAATGTTTACTTCACCGGAATTGTACGTGATAAACAACGTCGTAAAATGTCTAAATCCTTAGGAAACTCTCCTGATGCTTTAGGATTGATTGAAAAGTTTGGGGCTGATGGAGTACGCGTAGGGTTATTGTTGTCTGCTTCTGCAGGAAACGACATCTTATTTGATGAAGAATTATGTGCACAAGGAAAAGCGTTTACCAATAAGGTTTGGAATGCCTTCCGTTTAATTAAAGGATGGGAAGTTTCAGAAACTTTAGCACAACCAGAAACAGCAAAAGTTTCTTTAGCTTGGTATGAAGCGAAACTTCAAAAAACACTAGTGGAAATCGAAGATCACTTCTCTAAATACAGAATTTCAGATGCGTTAATGGCGATCTATAAATTGGTATGGGACGATTTTTGTTCTTGGTTCTTGGAAATGATTAAACCCGGTTACCAACAGCCAATTGATGCAATTACTTACAATAAAGTAATTGAACTATTGGAAGAAAACTTGAAGTTGTTGCATCCATTTATGCCATTCTTGACCGAAGAAATTTGGCAACTTATTAATGAACGTACAGCAGAACAAGCCTTGGTTATTTCTACATGGCCAGAAATGAAAGCATTTGATGAAAATGTAATCAAAGAGTTTGAATTTACAATGGAAGTAATCGCTGGTATTCGTACAATTAGAAAAGATAAAAATATTTCTTTCAAGGATACAATTGATTTGAAAATAATCAATAAGGAAAAAGTATCCACTTATTTTGACTGTGTTATTTCAAAGCTTGGGAATGTAACTAGTATGGAGTACGTGACAGATCAAGTAAGCGGAGCTCTTTCATACCGAGTAAAATCGAATGAGTATTTTATTCCAATGGAAGGAAATGTCAATGTAGAGGAAGAAATTGCCAAATTAGAAGAAGAGTTGAACTACTTAAAAGGGTTCTTGAAATCCGTACAAGGTAAACTATCGAACGAAAAATTCGTAAGTGGTGCACCCGAACAAGTCGTAGCCAGCGAAAAGAAAAAAGAAGCAGATGCTTTAGCAAAAATTGCTACAATTGAACAAAGTTTAGCTGGTTTAAAATAA